A single Leptolyngbya ohadii IS1 DNA region contains:
- a CDS encoding response regulator transcription factor, with protein MSMAPAKILVVDDDPAIRTLIHRFLSKQNYQLESAEDGKTALAVFEQFNPDLVILDVNLPDTIGYTLCQEMQSRTGVFVLMLTSRSDEADKIRGFSQGADDYLTKPFSLGELEVRVGAILKRQRPVTAAEQQCLTFSSLAIDPVRREVTLNGDMVPLTALEFDLLHFLASHPGRVWRRAELIQKVWDYEYVGDQRVVDVHIGQIRKKIEIDTSQPALIQTVRGVGYKFEAPMTEKGEGGS; from the coding sequence ATGTCTATGGCACCAGCCAAGATTCTCGTAGTTGATGACGATCCCGCGATTCGGACACTCATCCACCGATTTCTTTCTAAGCAGAATTATCAGCTTGAATCCGCCGAAGACGGGAAAACCGCTCTGGCAGTGTTTGAGCAGTTCAACCCCGATCTGGTGATTCTCGATGTCAATCTGCCCGATACGATCGGCTATACCCTCTGCCAGGAAATGCAGAGCCGCACGGGGGTCTTTGTCCTGATGCTGACCAGCCGCAGCGACGAGGCGGATAAGATTCGCGGATTCTCCCAGGGCGCAGATGACTACCTGACGAAGCCCTTTAGTCTAGGTGAGCTGGAAGTGCGGGTTGGCGCAATTCTTAAGCGTCAGCGACCCGTCACCGCAGCAGAGCAGCAGTGCCTCACCTTCAGCAGTCTGGCGATCGATCCTGTGCGGCGCGAAGTCACGCTCAACGGCGACATGGTACCGCTGACCGCTCTGGAGTTTGATTTGCTCCACTTCCTTGCCAGCCATCCAGGACGAGTATGGCGACGCGCCGAACTAATCCAGAAGGTTTGGGATTATGAGTACGTGGGCGATCAGCGGGTGGTGGACGTTCACATCGGGCAAATCCGCAAAAAGATCGAGATCGATACGTCCCAACCTGCCCTGATTCAGACTGTTCGCGGCGTAGGTTACAAGTTTGAGGCTCCTATGACGGAAAAAGGGGAAGGGGGAAGCTGA
- the nadD gene encoding nicotinate (nicotinamide) nucleotide adenylyltransferase, translated as MGKVGIFGGTFNPIHNGHLLAAETALNQASLDRIFWVPSSHAPYKSIQELAPLPDRYQIVQRAIDSHPKFVLTESEASRYAVDTLKGLQHRYGNCEWYWILGVDAFRSLPRWVGRHELIPQCHWLVVPRSQIYPDPQPDGKAFLRENGTSTEVNQSPAGLEDYCQQVAEQLWTEAIDIQWQLLQMPIIQISSSLVRRYCQQGRSIRYLVPDSVREYIAAHCLYGWEKN; from the coding sequence ATGGGAAAGGTTGGCATTTTTGGGGGTACATTTAACCCCATTCACAATGGGCATTTGCTGGCTGCTGAAACTGCCCTCAATCAGGCTTCCCTCGATCGCATCTTTTGGGTGCCTTCAAGTCATGCTCCTTATAAATCGATTCAGGAATTAGCCCCCCTCCCCGATCGCTATCAAATCGTTCAACGGGCGATCGATTCCCACCCAAAATTTGTCCTGACTGAAAGTGAGGCATCCCGCTATGCCGTAGACACGCTCAAGGGGTTGCAGCATCGCTACGGCAACTGTGAGTGGTACTGGATTTTAGGAGTAGATGCCTTTCGATCGCTGCCGCGCTGGGTCGGTCGGCATGAGCTGATTCCGCAGTGCCATTGGCTGGTTGTACCGCGATCGCAAATTTATCCAGATCCGCAGCCTGATGGTAAAGCATTCCTGCGAGAAAATGGCACCTCAACTGAAGTGAATCAATCTCCTGCTGGACTAGAAGATTACTGTCAGCAGGTTGCAGAACAGCTCTGGACAGAGGCGATCGATATCCAGTGGCAGTTGCTCCAGATGCCGATCATCCAGATTTCCTCCAGCCTGGTACGGCGGTATTGCCAGCAAGGGCGATCAATCCGCTATCTGGTGCCGGATTCGGTGCGGGAATATATTGCGGCGCATTGTCTATATGGATGGGAAAAGAACTGA
- a CDS encoding type I glyceraldehyde-3-phosphate dehydrogenase, with protein MVRVAINGFGRIGRNFLRCWALRESSNFEVVAINDTSDPRTNAHLLTYDSMLGKFNADVSADDNTITVNGKVIKCTSDRNPLNLPWGAWDIDLIIESTGVFVSKEGASKHLEAGAKKVLITAPGKGDDGTFVVGVNHNDYDHSKHHVISNASCTTNCLAPVAKVLHENFGIIKGTMTTTHSYTGDQRLLDASHRDLRRARAAALNIVPTTTGAAKAVALVLPELKGKLNGIALRVPTPNVSIVDLVVQVEKPTIVEQVNEVLKAAAEGPLKGVLGYSDLELVSCDYRGTDESSIVDASLTMVMGGDMVKVVAWYDNEWGYSQRVVDLAEVVAQRWVA; from the coding sequence GTGGTTAGAGTAGCAATCAACGGGTTCGGGCGAATTGGACGGAACTTCTTACGATGCTGGGCATTGCGCGAGAGCAGCAACTTTGAGGTCGTTGCCATCAACGATACCTCCGACCCCAGAACGAACGCTCACCTGCTCACCTACGACTCCATGCTGGGTAAGTTCAACGCAGATGTGAGCGCAGACGACAATACCATCACCGTCAACGGCAAGGTGATTAAGTGTACCTCCGATCGCAATCCCCTGAACTTGCCCTGGGGCGCGTGGGACATTGATCTAATCATCGAATCGACGGGCGTATTCGTCTCCAAAGAGGGTGCATCGAAGCATCTGGAAGCGGGTGCCAAGAAAGTTTTGATTACAGCTCCCGGTAAGGGCGATGACGGTACCTTCGTGGTGGGCGTTAACCATAATGACTACGACCACAGCAAGCACCACGTTATCAGCAACGCGAGCTGCACCACCAACTGCCTTGCGCCGGTCGCCAAAGTGCTGCACGAGAATTTCGGCATCATCAAAGGCACGATGACCACCACCCACAGCTACACCGGCGACCAGCGACTCCTGGATGCCAGCCACCGCGATCTGCGTCGGGCAAGAGCGGCTGCGCTGAATATCGTTCCCACGACGACGGGTGCGGCAAAAGCTGTGGCTCTGGTGCTGCCGGAACTGAAGGGTAAGCTGAATGGCATCGCGCTGCGCGTCCCCACCCCCAACGTTTCGATCGTGGATCTGGTCGTCCAGGTTGAAAAACCGACGATCGTGGAACAAGTAAACGAAGTGCTGAAGGCTGCTGCTGAAGGTCCGCTGAAGGGCGTCTTGGGCTACAGCGATCTGGAACTGGTGTCCTGCGACTATCGTGGAACCGACGAATCCTCGATCGTGGATGCTAGCCTGACGATGGTGATGGGCGGCGACATGGTGAAAGTGGTTGCCTGGTACGACAACGAGTGGGGCTACAGCCAGCGGGTCGTTGACCTGGCGGAAGTCGTGGCTCAGCGCTGGGTTGCTTAA
- the murC gene encoding UDP-N-acetylmuramate--L-alanine ligase gives MMLNSVDFSGRPFHFIGIGGIGMSALAYVLTQRKLPVSGSDLSLNHITQRLQDQGAHIFWSQVADNLKIFCPTGVISGDGSSAANIAISSDTISSECSLPQVICSTAIHPANPEYRAALEMGCPIFHRSELLAALMQQYKGIAIAGTHGKTTTSSMIGYLLLKAGLDPTIIVGGEVNAWEGNAVVGESEYLVAEADESDGSLVRLAAEIGIVTNIELDHPDHYATLDEVIDTFQTFARQCKTLIGCIDCPTVRESLQPTITYSLNQATGADYTVDRVVYSATGISARIWEKGAPLGQIELRLLGRHNLSNALAAIATGRRLGLSFETIAEILATFEGARRRFEHRGEHNQILFIDDYAHHPSEIEVTLAAARLRAQMTTPPRRVVAVFQPHRYSRTQTFMAEFGQAFKDADLVVITDIYSAGEPNVENLTGQQVADTIAANHPQVIYQPTLQSTAAYLMETLLAGDLAIFLGAGNLNRVIPELTAYYQKVDESRVEACVSPA, from the coding sequence ATGATGCTGAACTCTGTTGACTTCAGCGGGAGACCATTTCATTTCATCGGGATCGGTGGAATTGGAATGTCTGCTCTCGCATATGTACTCACCCAGCGCAAGCTGCCCGTTTCTGGTTCAGACCTTTCTCTCAACCATATTACGCAGCGGCTTCAGGATCAGGGAGCACACATTTTCTGGAGCCAGGTTGCGGACAATTTGAAGATCTTTTGTCCCACGGGCGTTATTTCTGGAGATGGTTCATCCGCTGCCAATATTGCAATCTCATCGGACACAATCTCATCAGAATGTTCACTGCCTCAGGTAATTTGTTCGACGGCAATTCATCCTGCTAATCCAGAATATCGCGCCGCCCTGGAGATGGGTTGCCCAATTTTCCATCGATCGGAACTGCTTGCCGCTCTGATGCAGCAGTACAAAGGGATTGCGATCGCCGGAACCCACGGAAAAACCACCACCAGCAGCATGATTGGCTATTTGCTGCTCAAGGCAGGACTCGATCCCACCATTATCGTTGGCGGCGAGGTCAATGCCTGGGAGGGCAATGCAGTTGTCGGTGAGAGCGAATACCTGGTCGCAGAAGCAGATGAGTCGGACGGTTCGCTGGTGCGCCTTGCGGCTGAGATCGGCATCGTCACTAATATTGAACTCGATCATCCTGACCACTACGCCACACTGGACGAGGTGATCGATACGTTCCAGACCTTTGCGCGTCAGTGCAAAACGCTGATTGGCTGCATCGACTGCCCCACCGTGCGCGAATCTCTCCAGCCCACGATCACCTACAGCTTGAATCAGGCAACGGGTGCAGACTACACGGTCGATCGGGTTGTTTATAGCGCTACGGGCATCTCGGCTCGCATCTGGGAGAAGGGTGCCCCCCTGGGACAAATTGAACTGCGGCTTTTAGGACGGCATAACCTGAGTAACGCTCTGGCTGCGATCGCTACGGGACGGAGGCTGGGTCTGTCGTTTGAGACAATTGCTGAAATTTTGGCAACCTTTGAAGGGGCACGTCGTCGGTTTGAGCATCGCGGCGAACATAATCAGATCCTCTTCATTGATGACTATGCTCACCACCCCAGCGAAATTGAAGTCACGCTGGCAGCCGCTCGTCTGCGGGCACAGATGACGACCCCGCCCCGAAGAGTGGTGGCAGTGTTCCAGCCCCATCGCTACAGCCGCACGCAAACCTTTATGGCGGAGTTTGGTCAGGCGTTTAAGGACGCGGACTTAGTTGTTATCACCGATATCTATAGTGCCGGTGAGCCCAATGTGGAGAATCTAACCGGACAGCAGGTAGCAGATACGATCGCCGCTAATCATCCGCAGGTGATCTACCAGCCCACGCTGCAAAGCACGGCTGCTTACCTGATGGAAACTTTGCTGGCGGGAGATCTGGCAATCTTTTTAGGTGCAGGAAATCTGAATCGCGTTATCCCTGAGCTGACTGCCTACTACCAGAAAGTAGATGAAAGCCGAGTCGAGGCTTGCGTCAGCCCTGCATAG
- a CDS encoding HNH endonuclease — translation MNRRKADELSKAFGLEVVQSRYSDWGNFYGLVQSYPCALWDRSGYIIFNNEDELKIPGISIAKRINIPKGISALKGYKQIIHDVHLPEELPDGMKYQEGAVQQIRVNRYERDQQARNACLLHYGYVCQACNVKLSDVYGAIAETLIHIHHIKPLSEIGESYIVNPISDLISVCPNCHAVIHLRTPPYPPIEVRSMLNKDQLNQLYKTNPGST, via the coding sequence GTGAACCGCAGGAAAGCAGATGAGTTAAGTAAAGCATTTGGCTTGGAAGTTGTTCAGTCTAGATACAGCGATTGGGGCAACTTTTACGGTTTGGTTCAATCCTATCCCTGCGCCCTGTGGGATCGATCAGGATATATTATTTTCAATAATGAAGATGAGTTAAAAATACCTGGAATTTCTATTGCAAAAAGGATCAATATTCCTAAAGGGATATCAGCACTGAAAGGCTACAAGCAAATTATTCATGATGTTCATTTACCTGAGGAGTTACCCGATGGAATGAAATATCAAGAAGGTGCAGTGCAGCAAATTAGAGTAAATCGGTATGAGAGGGATCAACAGGCGCGAAATGCTTGTTTGTTACATTACGGCTATGTATGTCAGGCCTGCAATGTAAAACTCAGCGATGTTTATGGTGCAATTGCTGAAACTCTTATTCATATACACCACATTAAGCCACTGAGCGAAATTGGCGAGTCATATATCGTTAATCCTATATCCGATTTAATTTCTGTCTGCCCTAACTGCCATGCAGTTATTCATCTGAGAACTCCTCCGTATCCACCGATTGAAGTGCGTTCCATGCTGAATAAAGATCAGCTTAATCAACTTTATAAAACTAATCCCGGCTCAACCTAA
- a CDS encoding VUT family protein: protein MIWQSLIYILAVLVANYTTTPEWFIPLPIFGQVALGTFVFGATFTLRDRLHHAGRVWVYSTIAVAAFANVLMSSVLGVPMRIILASFIAIMVSETADTEVYQKLIQRSWLVRVAGSNAVSIPLDTLLFTLIAFWGELPPDQIAALLVGETLVKYLIGAVTALYRNRQPGSMQGEQQS, encoded by the coding sequence ATGATTTGGCAAAGCCTGATTTACATCCTGGCAGTCCTGGTTGCCAACTACACCACAACGCCGGAGTGGTTTATTCCGCTGCCGATTTTTGGGCAGGTTGCACTGGGAACCTTTGTATTTGGAGCAACGTTTACCCTGCGCGATCGACTCCACCATGCAGGTCGAGTCTGGGTTTACAGCACGATCGCCGTTGCCGCCTTCGCGAATGTCCTCATGAGTTCGGTGCTGGGCGTGCCAATGCGAATCATTCTGGCGTCGTTCATTGCCATTATGGTTTCCGAGACTGCCGATACCGAAGTCTACCAGAAGCTCATTCAGCGATCGTGGCTGGTGCGAGTTGCCGGAAGCAATGCGGTTTCCATTCCGCTCGATACCCTGCTGTTTACCCTGATTGCCTTTTGGGGTGAACTGCCGCCCGACCAGATTGCGGCACTGCTGGTAGGCGAGACGCTGGTGAAATATTTGATTGGAGCCGTAACTGCCCTCTACCGCAACCGTCAGCCTGGCTCAATGCAGGGTGAACAGCAAAGCTAG
- a CDS encoding CPP1-like family protein codes for MSDMNPYEQLGVDEDSSFDEIQSAKNRLVEACSERKQIEALEAAYDAILMDRLRLRQEGKIKVPDRIRFPEKLAEPIPPSAPVISQQTPNWLQQFLDAPSRNELLLPAGLFLAAGLLSLVMEPALPLALAICLSIYFLNRKENKFLRATLITLLGLVVGVVAGTQLANLLLPQLGSLSLTTDSFAAIVTCLILWLTASFLR; via the coding sequence ATGAGCGATATGAATCCCTACGAGCAGCTAGGGGTGGATGAAGATTCGTCATTCGACGAGATCCAGTCGGCAAAGAATCGCCTGGTAGAGGCTTGCAGCGAACGGAAGCAGATTGAGGCGCTTGAAGCCGCCTACGATGCCATTCTGATGGATCGACTCCGCCTCCGACAGGAGGGCAAGATTAAAGTGCCCGATCGGATTCGCTTTCCCGAAAAATTAGCAGAACCGATTCCGCCGTCGGCACCCGTTATATCTCAGCAGACGCCCAATTGGCTTCAGCAGTTTCTAGACGCCCCCAGCCGGAACGAGCTTTTGCTGCCCGCAGGACTGTTTCTGGCGGCTGGATTACTCAGCCTGGTGATGGAGCCTGCCCTGCCGCTAGCGCTGGCAATCTGCCTCAGTATTTATTTTCTTAATCGCAAAGAGAATAAATTTCTGCGGGCAACCCTGATTACGCTGCTGGGGCTGGTGGTTGGGGTTGTGGCGGGTACTCAGCTTGCAAACTTACTTTTGCCCCAACTGGGTTCCCTGTCACTCACGACGGACAGTTTTGCGGCGATCGTTACCTGCCTGATTCTCTGGCTCACCGCGAGCTTCTTACGTTAG
- the murB gene encoding UDP-N-acetylmuramate dehydrogenase gives MTLSQDPKTTGVPSRFTYRAVPESSFLPLGRQPQPIRLPGTDCSIKPQVPLSTLTSYRVGGPAELYVAPRTFEDLQLSLAWANDRRLPVTFLGAGSNLLVSDRGLPGLVICTRRLRYTYFDEETGQVTAGAGVSLVRLAWQLAERGWQGFEWAVGIPGTVGGAVVMNAGAHQSCTADILVNTRVLDRSGEPSLLLPGDLNYSYRSSSLQTAAANKDQPLRLVTEATLQLQPGASPETVMAITSDHLDRRRNTQPYHLPSCGSVFRNPGTHKAGWLIEQTGLKGYQIGGAQIAQRHANFILNCGGAKAADILNLIRHAQEQVDRQWSLWLEPEVKMLGEFQAA, from the coding sequence ATGACCCTCTCCCAAGATCCAAAGACGACTGGTGTTCCCTCCAGATTTACCTACCGTGCAGTGCCAGAATCCTCTTTCCTGCCGCTCGGACGGCAACCCCAGCCTATTCGTCTGCCGGGAACCGATTGCTCGATCAAGCCGCAGGTTCCCCTCTCAACCCTGACTTCCTATCGGGTAGGAGGTCCAGCAGAACTCTATGTAGCTCCCCGGACATTTGAGGATTTGCAGCTTAGTCTCGCCTGGGCAAACGATCGCCGCCTGCCTGTCACTTTCCTGGGGGCGGGAAGCAATTTGCTGGTGAGCGATCGCGGTCTGCCGGGATTAGTTATCTGTACCCGACGGCTGCGCTATACCTACTTCGATGAGGAAACGGGGCAGGTCACGGCTGGAGCAGGGGTTTCCCTGGTGCGATTGGCATGGCAACTGGCGGAACGGGGCTGGCAGGGATTTGAGTGGGCAGTCGGCATTCCGGGAACAGTAGGCGGCGCGGTCGTGATGAATGCGGGGGCACACCAGTCCTGTACGGCAGATATTCTGGTGAATACCCGTGTGCTGGATCGATCGGGCGAGCCGTCCCTGTTGCTGCCGGGAGATCTGAACTACAGCTATCGATCGTCCAGTCTGCAAACCGCTGCTGCAAACAAAGATCAGCCCCTTCGCCTGGTGACAGAAGCCACCCTGCAACTGCAACCGGGGGCAAGTCCGGAAACGGTCATGGCGATCACATCAGACCATCTCGATCGCCGACGCAATACCCAGCCCTACCATTTGCCGAGCTGTGGCAGCGTTTTCCGCAATCCGGGGACGCACAAAGCAGGCTGGCTGATTGAACAAACGGGCTTAAAAGGCTATCAAATTGGCGGTGCCCAGATTGCCCAGCGTCATGCGAATTTTATTCTCAACTGTGGCGGTGCGAAAGCAGCCGATATTCTGAATTTGATTCGCCATGCACAGGAACAGGTCGATCGCCAGTGGTCGCTGTGGCTGGAGCCAGAAGTGAAGATGCTGGGCGAGTTTCAGGCGGCTTAA
- a CDS encoding YbaB/EbfC family nucleoid-associated protein → MSKGQGFGFGLGKMKELTEAFKKAQQVQEGAKKLQEELEQMEIMGESGGGLVKVVMSGNQEPRRVEISPDVLGEGAEVLSDLVTAAMKDAYVKSTATMRERMEELTAGLQIPGM, encoded by the coding sequence ATGTCAAAAGGACAAGGATTCGGCTTCGGTCTTGGAAAAATGAAGGAGCTGACTGAGGCATTCAAGAAAGCCCAGCAGGTTCAGGAAGGCGCGAAGAAGCTTCAGGAAGAGCTGGAGCAAATGGAAATTATGGGCGAATCGGGCGGTGGTCTGGTGAAGGTGGTGATGAGCGGAAACCAGGAGCCTCGCCGAGTAGAAATTTCGCCGGATGTGTTGGGCGAAGGCGCAGAGGTACTGTCTGACCTGGTGACTGCCGCGATGAAGGATGCCTACGTTAAGTCCACGGCAACGATGCGCGAACGGATGGAAGAATTAACCGCTGGATTACAAATTCCTGGAATGTAA